CTGTTTGGCATGGGGTCCGAAACGACGGCCTTCGATGTCCATCTAGTCGGCATCGCCTTTGCCAGCGCCTACTTCTACTTTCACTGGAACCTCGGGATGCTCTCTCCCGCGTCGCTTTCCAAGCTGACCCAACGCAGCACGCGATTGAAATTGCACGACCCCGATCGCAAATCGCGTCAGGAGATTCGCGATGCCGACGAAGCGGAACGGATCCTGCAAAAGATCCACGAACATGGCGAAGAGAGCCTAACCAACGCCGAGCGAAAAGTGCTCGAACGCCACAGCCGCCACCTTCGCGACCGTCGCTAACGGCGACCGTTCTCGTCCGACAACATATCGCGATCTCGACAGGCCGACTGGGGCACCATCCGATGCCTGTTGCTGACGACCTACTTTCGCCGGCTCTTCCAAATCTGGAATCCGGAAACACGCTCGGTCTGTTCCGCCTGATCGGACGGCCGATCGCTCCCATCCGCGACGGCCTCGTCGGTCGCTTGCTGATCCGTCCCACCCCGGAACCAGCCCACGATCCGCTGACCTAGACTTGGCTTGGCGGCCGGTTTTGGATCCTGTTTTGGAGCGGCGGCGGTTCGGGCAGGCCGAGTCTGCTTCGCAAGTTCGGCTTCCAGCATTGCCCGCGAGGCGACCTGCAGCTGCCCCGGCGATTCCGGAGCGGGTTCTGAACCGATCATCCCAAATCCCAAAGCGTCCAACGCCGCGATCGACGCTCGGCGATCGACCGAATCGCGCGATGGTGCGGCGGCGGCTCGCTCCACCGTCGTTGCAGCAGTCTGCCGCGGCGAGGGCTTTGCAGCCGGCGGATCGGCTGGCTCCGCGGCGGCTAACTGCGGCAAAGCCTTGTCCGCATCGGAACCGGCATCATCGATCGAGGCGATCGTTTCGCCGGCCTTTTCCCCCTGGGACGCTTCGATTTCCGAAAGCACCACGGCGGTCTGATTCATCAGCGTATCGGCCAGCGGCAGCTTCCGCAGCTGCAGATACGGCCCGAAATCGTTTGCATCGATCCCCGCCACCGCATCGTCGTGCATCGCTCCAACTTCGTCCACTTCCTCACTGGTCAGAAAGCGATCGTAAACGGCGACCTGGTCGATCCAAACTTTGCCGCCATTGTAGACTTCAAAACGGACCTGCAGCCGATCACCTGGATCATCTGGAAGGTCCAAGATCTGGATTCCCGCCTGACGATAGGGAGTGTCGGTCGCCACATCGTGCTCGACGCGGACGCTTTCGGGTAGCGAGCCATCGATCCAAATCGACTCTTCATACGCTTGACCGCCGGTCTGGCCGGCAACAACCATCTTCACCCGCGTGGTTGCAAAATCGTCTTCGGCTCGCATCCGACCAACGAACAACACTCGCTTCGATTCGGGAATCCCAATCCATGCCGAGCGCGCCCATGCGACCGGAGGCGTTGGCCAACCGAGCGGCGACTCGGTCTCGATGCACAGCGTTTTGTCGACTTGCGAATCGTCGTCGTCCAACCGCAACTTCATCCCTGCGCCATGAGCCAGTTCCCAATGGGCAATCTGGCCCTCCGTATCGACCTCTGAAAAATCAGCGTTTGGCAACAGCGTCGATTCTTCCAACTGCAGATTCATCGCGGCATCGAGATGCTGATTCAGCGTCGCCAACCAGTCGCGCATCTGCGCCGCGATAGCACGGTCTCGTTGAATGCTCCAGTCGACGATCTGGCAATCCGATTTCGGCACCCGGAACGCAACCATATCGTACGGTTCAACCCGAACCTGCCACACGTGATCGCTTGGTCTTGAGGTGGCCGCATCCGAAACGGTCTGCACTTCCAGTCCGGCGAGGTCGTTGAAGCGGATCTGCACATCGGTTGCCCAAGCGGAGTTGTTGACCACGTATCCGTAACGGGCCACCGACGACGCGGCCGACCGCAGCATCATCATCGGATCATCGGTCTGCGAACTGACGACCGGTTCAAACCGGCCGCTGGGCAGCGATCCGATCGCGGTAAAAAGGTTCCGCCGCGCTTCGATCTGCCCCAAGCTGAGATCCCGCAACGGATGCACGATCAGGTCAGCATCGCTAGCGGCGATTTGTTCTATCACCCCCGAACGCCCCGCCGGCCCAATCGCCTGCACCAACGCATCCTCCGGCAACAGCAAGCCTGCCTGCTTGGCTAGCGTCACGACCGGCGCGGGGCTCGTCACATCCTCCGCTTCCTCCGCGTGAATCGGTGACGACGCTTGGCCGTCGATATCGACCTGCAAAGCATCGACCCAAACGACACTTGTCTCAGCGGACGGCGCGTCCGAGAACGCGTCTCGCAGTGCGCGATGCCCGGCGGTCGGCTGGGTCAGTCGATCGATCACGTACAGCTTGTGGTTCGATTGGCCGTCGGCCAGCGTTTTCCCCAAGCCCAAAAACATCGCCCCCAGACGGGCGTCGCGCCATTCGCGCAGCTCATCCCCCACCAGTGAACTGGTTTCCGAATCGCGATTCGTTTGATTTTGCTGAGCAACGAAGGCCGCGTGAGCCTCCGGATCGGCACCCCAATGCTCGCCGGGGAATTGGACGTAGGTCTGATCATCGACGACGATCGCCACTCCGCCAAACGAGATGTGATGCGAATATGCATCGACCAACTCTTGCACGATCCGATGCATCTCTGCCTGGACCGCGGGATGCGCGGGGTTGTAATAGGGGCCCTGCGGCGGCGCTTTGGGACTCGCTTCCCACCAAGTCTGCTGCTGGTCGTTGCGCATGCGCAGACTGCGATTGCCGCGAAGGATCTGACTCTCCAACGCTGCCAGCGGGAAATCAAATCGAACGGTTGGGATCAACACCATCTGATGGCGATCGTACATTCGGAACATCAATTCCAAAACGTCTTTGCGCGGCGAACCGCCGCCGTGGGGAATCCGTTCGCCATTGTCGAACAGCATCGATGGCTCGATGAAGCTGCTCGGGTAGATCGAACCGCCACCACCAGCCACAGTGACCATCGCGGCCGAATAGCCAGCATTGTTCAACAATTGTGCCTGCCGCGCTGTCGAATCAAGGTAGAACTGCCAGTCTTTCAAATCCTTGTCCAGCGGCGATTGCAGATGCGTCCCTCCCAATCGCAAGTCCAACGCGGGCGAATCGAGATGAGCGGCCACAACCCGCTGACCAGTGACCCCACGCAAACTGACCGCGGGCAGCGATTTCGGACCGGCATAGATTCGCATCCGCGTCGACGATGGCTGCGGCGACACACTCTGCCGCGTTACCAGGACTGCGATGTCATCGGCACTTGGCCAAAAGACCAACTGGTGCGTCGCGGTTTCACCTGCTCGCGGATCGACAGAAAACGTCGATTCGATCATCGTTTCGACGACCGATCCCGCGTCGCGAAGCACCGACACATGATACTCGGCCGTTTCGTCCCCCGAACACACCAGCTCCAAAATATGGGGCCGGCCAGCGACCGCACCTTCCAATTGAACCGCTCGCGTGACAGAGGTTTTGTCCCCCTCGGCTCGCTGCCCACCGCTGCGGCGAGGTGAATTGACGACCTCAGCCAACTGATCCACTTCGACATCCTGCAACAGTTCCCAGGCCGTCGTATCGACGGAATCTTGCTGCGGGTTGCTTTCATCTACCACCAGCACCTGCACTTGGCGACGACTGTGCAACAGCGATCGACTACTGCCGGCGGTATTGACCGACGATCGGATCTGCAAGTCGATCTCATACGCCCCTTCGGTTGCAGGCAACGGAATCGCAAAGTCACGCAAATCCTGAAACTGTCCCAAAGCATCGGTCATCACATCTTGAACCACCTCCGACAATGGGGCACCGCCTCGCGCTGGCTTCAGGGTGGCGGTCAATTTCATCTCAGTATTTGCGCGGGTTGGAACTTCGTCCAACAGAACTTCAAACCGGAAGGTCTCTCCAGGACTGAAGATCAAATGTCGCCGCGGGTAGATCAACTTTGTCGGCATCGGTTCCACTCGCGCAACAACACGAATATCCCCAGGAAGTTCATAGACCGCTTGCTTGCGAGCAAGCGTCGCCAAATCGATCTGATGTGTCTCCGCGGTGGAACCGATCGCACTCTCTCCCTGCACCCCAAACAACAGGACGGTCGTCTCGGTTAGATCCGCTTCAAAGACGAACCCGCCGTGCGTTTGAGGAAGCCCAGCGAAGATGTCGATCTCGTCGACCGACCATTGGACCGACGCGACTTCATCCCCCACTGTCCCCAACCGCTGGAAGTTCAGAATCTCGCTTCCGCGCAGCGCCATCTTGCCGGTGATCCGTTGCGGCCGCTCGCTTTCCCATTCCACCCACACCCGTTTGAAACCGACGGCGCGACTCTCGGCGTCGACGGGGCGCTGCGGTTCTCCACGTTTGTTCTGGAATGGCGGCAGCGGCGGCGTCCGCTGCCCAACGTCGGTTCGCTTCGAAAACGGCTGAACCTCTTCGGCACGCGCCGCCGCGTGTCCGATCAGCATCGCGATTAATAGCGTTCGGGTGATTTGATTTAATCGGTTCATCGCGTTTCCACCACTATGGCGTTTTCGATTGCCAATACGGCCGCATCGGCAAAGGCCCGACAACGGGCGCATCCACGAATCGGTATCGTCGGCACAATCGGTGGTAAATCAGGCGAAGTCGGCATGCTCGATACGATCCCTACTCCCGGTGGTGTGGGTCGTTCGGGTCAGGCAATCTGTACTTTGCTAGCGTCGCACCAGCGGCAGACCTTGTCCCTCCCCCGCAGCCAAGCGGCAGCCCCAGTCCATGTCTCAATAGAAGGCTCAGCCGCCACACGACAGCGTCCGGCTGATTTGCCTCACGCAAAAACAGACTTCCCCTTGGAACAGACTGCGGACACCTTGCAACCGCCGTGCTATCGCACCGATAATGGCAACTTGTTCCCCCGCAACCATTTCGCAAAACGGGGAGCAGCGCCCGAGGGCAACACCGGCGGGCCCAGCAGCACGGTCCCAGGCAGCATTCCACACGGGCGGATCGGCCACGCGAAAACCACGGGTTCCCGACGCATGACATCGCAACGAAAGCTTCGCTACGAATCGCTCGAAGCCCGCCGTCTGCTGGCCAGCGACATCACGATTGTTCCAGGATTCCCCAGCGATTCGAACGCGATCGATCATCGCAACCAACCGCTATTGGCACCGCTGCACGCCGCTGCTGTCGAAATCGCCGTATCCCCAGGCCATGCAACCGACGGTTTGATTCACGAATCGGAGGGGCGTGTCGTCGTCGTCGACAGTTCACAACAGACAGGCTTTGCCAGCCGGCTGTGGATCTTCGACCGCGACGATCATGGCGGCTTGAGGCCGGCTCGCGATGTCATCGATCCTGGTTTTCATGTCGACCGAATGCTGATCGACGGTGATCGCGCGATCGTCTTTGGGACTCAGTGGACGTGGCAACAGGGGACTTCCGAATCGGCATCGTTGGACGGCGTTCCCCTGCAAACATTGGTCGCGACGATCGACCTGCAAACGCCATCCCCATCGCCGCGGCAAGCGATCCAACAAACCGTGCCAGGCCTTCTCAAAGAGCTGCATCTTGCGGACCGGCATTTGATCCTGGTGATGCACTCCGAACTACCAACGATCGCGACGATCGATCGGCAACCAGCACCTGAAACCGTCCATTCGTTTGCGATCACCGACGACGGCCTCCGCGAGATCGCGTCGCAGCCGATCTCCGCCGGGATCACACGACCGTTGGGCGATCGCTTGCTGACCCTGACTACGCGCGACGACACGACGGAGCCCTTCAACATGCAGGACTCCGAAAACGTCGGTGTCCCGCTGCACAACTGGCTCACCCAATACGCGGTCGGCGCGGGGGCGATCGCTCCAGTTGCCGAGATCGATTTGGGCAGCGGATGGATCGGCAGTTTCCAAATCGCCAACGACCAAACGGCAACCGCCGTTCGCACCGTTCAATCCGACGGTTCGGGAATCGCCACGTCGATCGACATCTTGGATCTATCGGGCGATTCGATCCGTTTATTCGATTCGTTGACGGTGGCAAACTTCGCCGGCTACGCAATCGCCGCCCAGCCCGATTTTGTCTTGTTATATGACCAAGCAACTCCCGAGTGGTTGGTTTTGGTCGACATCCAATCGCAGCACCCCGGAACGGCCCAGCCCGTTCGCCAGATCGAACTCGATTCCGATTGGACCTTGCATCCCGAAGGGCTACGGATGTCGAACAATCGCGTTGTTGTCCTCGCCACACGCCCCCTGCACGTCGATCCAATCGACCGCTTGCGCGATCTATCGATCGATGGCGACCAAGGGACAGCGGCGTTGTTGCTAACGATTTCTCTGGACGATGCAAAACTCGTCGCCATCAGTCCGCTTGGCAACCTTTCCAACACGCTGCCCCACCCCGCGCTGCACTCGATCGACGCGGCGCGCGATCGCGTCGGGATGTTTATCGAGCAACACGAATCCGATACCGCCAAGGGTTCGGGATTTTTATATGGCCATCTAGATGACGCCGGGAACTTTGTCGCCGAAGGACTGCTTCGCGATCTACAGCCCGATGATGAGATCGACATCGATCCTCGGCGCCTGATGGCCCGCGGCGACGGACAGCTCGCGCAACATCGCTGGGATCAACCCGATCAGCCCGCGATGCAGATGCCCCTTGTCGATCCGAACGGACCGACGTAACCGAACGTTGTGGGGTGCCAACGGCCGGAAAAGAGTCTCGCAACGGACTACCTCTACCCTACGGAGCGACCTGATCGATCTTCGCCGCCAGGATGAAATCGTTTTCGCTCAGCCCGCCGATCGCGTGGGTGCTCAGTTCGATGTTGACCTTTCGGTAGCCGATCAGGTGGACGTCGGGATGGTGCCCGTCCTGCTCGGCCACTTCCGCCACGCGGTTCAGGAACTCCATCCCCTGCACAAAGTGCTTCACATTCCACTGCTTGCGAATCCATTTCTCGTCGTCGGACAACTGCCAGCCCGGAAGGTTTTGCAACTGCTTCTGGGCTTCGGCCGCCGAACAAGGGTCCACTCCCCCCTCGCACGGCTTGCATTTTTTCTTCGCCAATTGATCCATTGAACTGATATCCATCGAGGGAACCTTTCGATTGTGAGAGATGAACCGACCTATATCTCACTGTACGGCGATCCGGAAAGCCTTGGCAAGGATCTCGGCACGAGATTCGCTCATGAATCTGGGCGGTTTGAAATCCGCATGCCAAATTGACACTTTCCACCGTTGCGCTACAATTTTGTTCTTCGATGGACAGTTCGACCAAGCATCGAATTTCTGAAACGCATGTTCTCAGAGGCGGCATCGGCTGCCTCGATCACACCAAACTGGAGTAGTAGTTATGGCTGGAAACGTAGCCGAATTCACCGATCAAAATTTCGACACCGAAGTGCTCCAGTCGGATGCGCCTGTTCTGGTCGATTTCTGGGCGCCTTGGTGCGG
Above is a genomic segment from Rosistilla ulvae containing:
- a CDS encoding alpha-amylase family protein → MNRLNQITRTLLIAMLIGHAAARAEEVQPFSKRTDVGQRTPPLPPFQNKRGEPQRPVDAESRAVGFKRVWVEWESERPQRITGKMALRGSEILNFQRLGTVGDEVASVQWSVDEIDIFAGLPQTHGGFVFEADLTETTVLLFGVQGESAIGSTAETHQIDLATLARKQAVYELPGDIRVVARVEPMPTKLIYPRRHLIFSPGETFRFEVLLDEVPTRANTEMKLTATLKPARGGAPLSEVVQDVMTDALGQFQDLRDFAIPLPATEGAYEIDLQIRSSVNTAGSSRSLLHSRRQVQVLVVDESNPQQDSVDTTAWELLQDVEVDQLAEVVNSPRRSGGQRAEGDKTSVTRAVQLEGAVAGRPHILELVCSGDETAEYHVSVLRDAGSVVETMIESTFSVDPRAGETATHQLVFWPSADDIAVLVTRQSVSPQPSSTRMRIYAGPKSLPAVSLRGVTGQRVVAAHLDSPALDLRLGGTHLQSPLDKDLKDWQFYLDSTARQAQLLNNAGYSAAMVTVAGGGGSIYPSSFIEPSMLFDNGERIPHGGGSPRKDVLELMFRMYDRHQMVLIPTVRFDFPLAALESQILRGNRSLRMRNDQQQTWWEASPKAPPQGPYYNPAHPAVQAEMHRIVQELVDAYSHHISFGGVAIVVDDQTYVQFPGEHWGADPEAHAAFVAQQNQTNRDSETSSLVGDELREWRDARLGAMFLGLGKTLADGQSNHKLYVIDRLTQPTAGHRALRDAFSDAPSAETSVVWVDALQVDIDGQASSPIHAEEAEDVTSPAPVVTLAKQAGLLLPEDALVQAIGPAGRSGVIEQIAASDADLIVHPLRDLSLGQIEARRNLFTAIGSLPSGRFEPVVSSQTDDPMMMLRSAASSVARYGYVVNNSAWATDVQIRFNDLAGLEVQTVSDAATSRPSDHVWQVRVEPYDMVAFRVPKSDCQIVDWSIQRDRAIAAQMRDWLATLNQHLDAAMNLQLEESTLLPNADFSEVDTEGQIAHWELAHGAGMKLRLDDDDSQVDKTLCIETESPLGWPTPPVAWARSAWIGIPESKRVLFVGRMRAEDDFATTRVKMVVAGQTGGQAYEESIWIDGSLPESVRVEHDVATDTPYRQAGIQILDLPDDPGDRLQVRFEVYNGGKVWIDQVAVYDRFLTSEEVDEVGAMHDDAVAGIDANDFGPYLQLRKLPLADTLMNQTAVVLSEIEASQGEKAGETIASIDDAGSDADKALPQLAAAEPADPPAAKPSPRQTAATTVERAAAAPSRDSVDRRASIAALDALGFGMIGSEPAPESPGQLQVASRAMLEAELAKQTRPARTAAAPKQDPKPAAKPSLGQRIVGWFRGGTDQQATDEAVADGSDRPSDQAEQTERVSGFQIWKSRRK
- a CDS encoding 4a-hydroxytetrahydrobiopterin dehydratase — protein: MDISSMDQLAKKKCKPCEGGVDPCSAAEAQKQLQNLPGWQLSDDEKWIRKQWNVKHFVQGMEFLNRVAEVAEQDGHHPDVHLIGYRKVNIELSTHAIGGLSENDFILAAKIDQVAP